A genomic window from Glycine max cultivar Williams 82 chromosome 17, Glycine_max_v4.0, whole genome shotgun sequence includes:
- the LOC100778783 gene encoding 54S ribosomal protein L51, mitochondrial has product MALRGVWQLNKLIVSYCNWGGSSRGIRAFMESHLPTFKEKNPQLEVVTELIRGQHPHLKAYYKNKNQRVICVKNMDPEDILLHATRLRNALGRKVVKLRTRHVTKHPSVQGTWTTAVEY; this is encoded by the exons ATGGCTTTGCGAGGGGTTTGGCAACTTAACAAGCTGATTGTCAGTTATTGCAACTGGGGCGGAAGTAGCAGAGGTATAAG gGCATTTATGGAGTCTCATTTGCCAACGTTTAAGGAGAAGAATCCTCAATTAGAGGTGGTAACTGAACTCATTCGTGGTCAGCATCCACATCTGAAGGCTTATTACA AGAACAAGAATCAGCGAGTGATATGTGTGAAGAATATGGACCCAGAAGACATACTTTTGCATGCAACCAGGCTAAGAAATGCATTGGGAAGGAAGGTAGTGAAATTGAGGACAAGACATGTAACCAAACACCCTAGTGTGCAAGGTACTTGGACAACTGCTGTGGAGTATTAA